Part of the Lolium rigidum isolate FL_2022 chromosome 6, APGP_CSIRO_Lrig_0.1, whole genome shotgun sequence genome, AGAAATTACGGAATGCCTCAATGGTGTTGTGACATGCTATTCTGGTGCTTGCTCGTTGTGCTGGATGGTCCGACAAGGAGCGGTACTGTTTGATTTATCGCCATATGCACGGGTTTTTGTCCTGCCCATGCCATGCCCCAATCTCCCGGAACCATGCGGAGCGAAATGCCAAACGCTGCGTGCCACTCTCAGCATGCACGAGCACGACACGGTGCGCACAGGACGCGACGCGCGCGGCATGCCATCATCCATGTACACCTCGCCGACGCGCGCGGCCACTGGTCAAGAGACACGGGTGTGCAGTGGGCACTGACCGGCTCCTCCGCGCGAACAAGCAAACACGGCCATTAACTTTGGAGCAGAGCAGAGCAGCTGCCTGCACGTGACCGTGCGACACGTCGCTCCTTCTCCTCCAGAGCCTTCCTCGGCCGGCCGGTACAAAAGCGTCCGGACCTGAGCTGCATTTCATTCCTCACTCGCTCAATCTGCATCATCCTTCTAGCTCTCGCATCTCGAGCTCGATCAGCAAGATGACCGGCAGCAAGAACAAGCCCTCGGGAAGCAGGGCGCTGCAGGTCGCCCTCCTCGTCGTACTGCTCGTCGCCGCTTCACGGCTCCAAGCCTGCGACGCCGCTCCAGGTCAGTAGGCTCGCATCGTACGTGCTCCCTGCTGCAAGATATACGGCCGGCGGTTGATCTCTGGCTCTCCGTCATGTGCAAGCAGGGTTCTGCGCGAGCAAGTGCGCGGTGCGGTGCggcaaggggaaggggaaggggccgGCGTGCATGAAGCACTGCGGGCAGTGCTGCGTGGAGTGCGCCTGCGTGCCGGCGGCGACGGGGAGAATCGACGACTGCCCCTGCTACCGCGACATGCTCACCGccgggccgaggaagaggcccaagtgcccctgaaccaatcattcctGGACTGGTGGATCCGTACGTCAATCGACCTTCACAACGAACCTTCGTACGGCCTCAGACCAGCACCCTGCTGCCTAGATGTATTCTTGTGTAGCTTCCCTGCTCCCTGGTCCCTGCTAATTAGCTAGTGTGATGCGTATTGTCTCTTCAATTCGCCCGTAACTAACCGTAAGTACCTGCAGCTACGTGTATTTCGTCGTTGTGAGCTTGTAAGAGTAGTGTTCTAGCCAGGATCGTCGACTGAGTTTCGGCCGGTGTCAGCAGAGCCAGAGTTTTACTACAAGTGTGCCGTGTCACTTATCGAATGTGTGTtctgtgttgaaatattgggcccacttttagtggcccaaattatatttcagttttttctataaatctcaaagcccacatagtggcagccttgtgagtttgagcccaagttggtggcagctcactagggagtggcaagaggtggaagtttagtcccacatggaaagttgggaggaagttagaccaccttataaggtgggttgttccaccactagtaagtgagtgagaataggagtgctacacgcgcgctcctcctcctcctcgctcgactcgactcgactcgacacgacgcgcgccgcgctcgtggtgagtggattgagccgagactttccttactttttgcagctcaggaaaacgaacagagtcctagacggacgcgtcgcagttagtcggtaaccgactcaaaacgttcgtgcgacgtgggcgtggcccacgttgcctagggtttcccgagcctatataatctcctgcccggctaccgcagaaacacatccaatacacgagttagggtttccacctctctgcgcttgcgccgccatcgtagcctactccatcccgcgcgccgacgtgcatcggcgaacgggagagcaggtctccggaaccgctcgtccttgcgatcacgtacgggagagggcgactaggtttttgggaagcgctctgcgcgatcgctcaagctcttcatcacgggtcgccttccgtccaagtcgggcggtgctcgcCTAccggtcgtcttcaacgccgtctacttcgacccgtcgtccccgtcgtcaacaacgttgtcatcaacaacgttaccagCTGCGACATCGTcgccgctacacctccaccgccacctccaccggatcggtacgtgcgacatatctcgatccgtttagcgatggatgctttatcgTTTACGCTCGCTGCTttgctcatgttgattaatgcatctagtatgttcgagtttcacatgttagtagttgctgtcgtcatgcttaatattctggaattaatcatggaaattgtgcctaattatccaacaatccaaaaacctaattgtaggcaatttcccgagttaacaatggctggtttttccgatgcactcgaggccggataagtttaccggtgtgcactttaagaggtggcgagtataaggccatgctcggcttactcatccgaaagtattcgaagttaccgatggtttacccgaaggaactatatccgaccaagatcggaacaagttcaaggaaaacaatactctcttcgtcggatgcgttctaagtattcttgccgatcgtccgtgtgatgtgtacatgcacttaacggatggtaaagagctccgggatgcatcgaatgctaagttcggtgcaaccgatgcgaagaggaactcgtacatcatggagagcttccatgacatcgggatggttaacaaccgttcgtagtcgaacaagctcatgagatacgagtgcattgcgaaagagcttgaactccttaagtgtgccttacccgacaagtttgtggctggatgcatcatcgctaagttgcccccttcatggaggaactttgccacaactctcaaacacaagagacaggagatatcggttgaaaatcgatagcgtctcttgatgttgaggagaaagctcgggctaaggataatgccgagaaaggagagggtcggtctagcgccaacatggtgcggaagaaaccctacggcaagaacaaagggaataacaagccctccttcaataagcctatgaagactacaaccttcaagaagaagaagatgataaacaaagcggatccgagctgctttacctgtggagaggctggccacttttctaaggactgtccgagagagggcggaccgcaagaaaaaggggaggcaagtcaacacggtgaccgctagcaatgctgatgggtacggtaatctctttatcgttctttcggtatttcaatctccatgttggtggattgatacgggtgctaatgttcatgtgtgtgcttgacatatccatgttcacttcttaccaggtcgcccgggattcttccgtcttgatggggaatgggtcacatgcttctgttcgtggtgttggcacggtagatccgaagttcacttcggggaagatcgtgcggccgaggaacgtgcagcatgtccctactatgaacaagaatctcgttagcggctcccttctatgcagagatgggtttaaggttgttttagagtcgaataaagtagttgtttccaagtttggacaatttattggtaaaggctatgagtgcggaggcttgttccgcttttcgctttcgatttcggtaataagtccgtgaaccatatttgtggcaatgttagtgatgataccagtgtttggcattctcgtttatgtcacattaattttggtttaatgtctcggctatccagtttaagtttaattccgaattttaccattgccaaaggttctaaatgccatagttgtgtgcaatcaaagcaacctcggaagcctcacaaggcggccgaggagagaaacttggcacctctagaactcatacattcgatctatgcgagatgaatggtgtgttgacaaaaggtggaaagagatatttcatgacattgattgatgatgcgactagattttgctatgtttacttgttgcgaactaaagatgaagctttagactactttaaaatttataaggccgaagttgaaaatcaactagagagaaagatcaagcgtcttaggtcggatcgtggtggtgaatattttcctaaaatctttgatgaattccgtgaggaacatggcattattcatgagaggacgcctccctattcgccccaatcaaacggggttgtcgagaggaaaaccgcacgccgaccgacttggtgaattccatgttagccactcgctggtttatcaaaggcatggtgggggaggctttattgacttcatgtcatgtcctgaatagagttcctaacaagaataaagataaaaccccttacgaggagtgggccggaagaaaaccatcactttcgtatccgcgcacatggggatgtttggcgaaagtcaatattccaatctcggaccaaagacgagtggattgtatctttctaggttatgctccgcggagtgtaggatatagatttttagtagttcaatccgaggtactcgatatgcatgttgatactattatggaatctcgtgatgcaacattttttgagaatatgtttcctatgaaagatatgcatagcattgctagaatttctaccgagataattcccgagtctagtacatctaatgagtattttgaacaatcacatgagaatgttaccgagaaggatgacaatgaagctcctaaacggagcaagagacgaaggattgaaaaatcctttggtgatgatttcattgtgtaccttgtggatgatactcccacgtccattgcagaggcatatgcatctccagatgcggatgactcggaaagaagctgtccataatgagatggactcgattctttctaatggaacttgggagctatcgaaacgactccatggatgcaagcccgtgggccgcaaatgggtgttcaagaagaagctaagactcgatggtactattgagaagtacaaggcgcggcttgtagctaaaggctacacacatgagagaaggcgaagattacttcgacacctattcacctgtcgctagacttaccaccattcgagtactaccgtccatggctgcctcctatggtcttatcgttcatcaaatggacgtaaagacagcttttcttaatggagagttggaagaggaaatctatatggatcaactcgatgggttcgtagtaaaaggtgaagaaagaaaggtgtgcaagttgctgaaatctttatatggcccgaaacaagcacctaagcaatggcatgagaagtttgacggaaCTTTAACttctcgtaggctttgttgtcaatgaggccgacaagtgcgtttactatcgccatggtgggggcgaaggtgttatactatgtttgtatgtggatgatattctgatctttggtacaaacatgaaagtaatacacgaggtcaagtctttcttgtcaaagagctttgatatgaaagatccgggagaagccgatgtgattccgaacatcaagctgattaagaacgagagtgggattactctaacgcaatcccattatgttgagaagatcttgagccggttcggctatattgatagcaagccttcttcaacaccttatgatcccagtgcagacactacgcaagaaccggaggattgccatagatcaattgagatattctcaaatcgttggctcactcatgtacttagcgagcgcgactagacccgacatctcttttgctgttagcaagttgagtaggttcatgtcaaacccgggtactgatcattggcatgcacttgatagggtcatgcgctacctatgtggtacaatgagttatgggattcactattcagaggcacccagctgtgcttgaaggatatagtgattcgaattggatctcggatgtagctgatccgtacgccacaagtgggtatgtatttacctttggaggtggcgcagttgtcatggagatcttgcaagcaaaccatattgacgaggtcaactatggaagcagaacttatcgctttagacacaaccaccgttgaatcggaatggttgcgtgagctcttgatggacttgcccgtggttgaaaaacctgttccggcaatccttttgaattgtgacaatcaaaccgtaattgtcaaagtgaacaattctaaggataacgcgaagtcatcaagacacgtcaagagacgtttgaagtccgtcggaaattgcgaaactccggagtaataactcgttacatatattcaaacgagacaaaaacccggcagatccctttacaaagggactatcacgtaatgtgatagaaagtgcatcgagggagatgggtttgagacccgttgatgttacaccatagtggtaacccaacctttgtgatcggagatcccgtgaattaggatctgggaagaacaaactagtggtttaattgaggagagtattatgtaacactctctatgtgaagatgcacaactctcgattGTCTGTAAGGCagagttggcaacaagccttaatgtgtttatgttggctattttagcaaagatgctttgtcctacgagcattcttgaaataacacacctatatgagtccgattgttaaacgtcgcaatctatgagatttgggtgatctctagtaaactcatgaagagaccatgaagtatgacgcatatgcttcacccgcggggtaggctaccggcagccatgtactggtcatgactttgagtgaaaccttgttcacgcaaaacttgcaattcaaggcttagtccattgttcaagtgtgagtggatgtagcttaaggttctaggcggaagttcaacttaacagtctccgctgaaacactggtatataaacaagcagcgagtattggtaaatctctaaatggggatttgagatctggtgggggattgttgaaatattgggcccacttttagtggcccaaattatatttcagttttttctataaatctcaaagcccacatagtggtagccttgtgagtttgagcccaatttggtggcagctcactagggagtggcaagaggtgggaagtttagtcccacatggaaagttgggaggaagttagaccaccttataaggtgggttgttccaccactagtaagtgagtgagaataggagtgctacacgcgcgctcctcctcctcctcgctcgctcgtctcgactcgactcgactcgtcacgacgcgcgccgcgctcgtggtgagtggattgagcctcgagccgagactttccttactttttgcagctcggggaaaacgaacagagtcctagacggacgcgtcgcggttagtcggttcgggtcgctcccggatcgtgggctatccgtaaccgactcaaaacgttcgtgcgacgtgggcgtggcccacgttgcctagggtttcccgagcctatataatctccctgcccggctaccgcgaaacacatccaatacacgagttagggtttccacctctctcgcttgcgccgccatcgtagcctactccatcccgcgcgccgacgtgcatcggcgaacgggagagcaggtctccggaaccgctcgtccttgcgatcccgtacgggagagggcgaattaggttttgggaagcgctctgcgcgactgctcaagctcttcatcacgggtcgccttccgtccaagtcgggcggtgctgctctaccgtcgtcttcaacgccgtctacttcgacccgtcgtccctcgtcgtcaacaacgttgtcatcaacaacgttactgctgcgacatcgtctcgctacacctccaccgccacctccaccagatcggtacgtgcgacatatctcgatccgtttagcgatggatgctttactcgtttgcgctgctgctgctcatgttgattaatgcatctagtatgttcgagtttcacatgttagtagttgctgtcgtcatgcttaatattctggaattaatcatggaaattgtgcctaattatccaacattcTGTGTGTCGATATGCATAGCTAGAGAACATATCGTTGCTCATGTTGGACCTATCCCGGGCACGTTAGGCGTCTGGCCGTTTGGTCTAGTATCCTAGCGAATCCCAGCCGTCTGATCCAGTGTAATTCTTCTGGCCTGATTTACCAAATGCCACGTGTTCAAAAATTATTACTACCTCCATCCAAAAAATAAGAGTAAAGTCTATTCTGAACCTTGAACTTGTAGAAGGTGTCGAAACCGAACCTTAAACTCTCCATCCCTGAAATCAGCACCCTAAACTCTTCATTCCCAGTTTAAACACGATTCCAGATGGGGATTGCTCACGTGGTGCTGATCAAACAATTGGACGCTGGGACAGCCGCCGCTTGCTCGCTCTCGTTCCCGTCGCCGCACCCAAAACACACAGTCGGGGCTGCCACGGCCTTGTCTGAGCCCGCACTGCACTAGTGCACTGCCCCTCCGTTCCCTAGTGCCGCTCCCTAGTTCTCCCCTCCGGTACCGGGATTGTGCCTGCGAGTCCAATCAATGGCCGCCTCTTGCGCGCCGTCGAGGTCCCGAGCATGTTATCTATGGAGAGCCCTCAGCAGCCTCCTCCAACTCCCAAGTCCCAACGCGTGTACGGTCGGCCCCATGAGCGCAGCGAGCCAGGGAAGCCTCCTGCTCTGCGCTGACTCTGTCGTTGCCGCTGCCTCCCTACTTCTGTGCGCCGCCAGACAAATCTCTCTATTGGTGATTAGAATTGGGTTGTTTGCTTGGTTCATTGCAGTTTGATTCCTAATGGTTTTGAACTTTTATGCCTGTGGGCGAGTGGAGTTGCGACGCAAAGGACGCGCAGTTCTTGTATCTAAACCGTCGCCGGCGACCAATTCAACGGCTGACTGCGCAACTCTGGCGTGTTGGGGCGCTTCGCCGATGGCGTCATGGACAACCCAGTGGTGGCAAAGAGGTTGGGTGTCGGGCGGTAGGAGCGGTCCGGGAGCATGAGGCCACGGTGCCTCGCCGACGCGCTCGTTCCTGATGTGGCACAGCTTCTGCTCGCTGCTCTCAGCCTACACCATCTTGTATGCGACTCTGCGTGGCTTCTAGGCGGATTCGGTGCTGGTGGCTCCCAAGATGGGTTCAAGGGGGGCTGCTCGTGCTGTGGCGAGGTGCTCAGACACGCACAAGATCTGGAACAggggagaagaacattgggagtGGAGGAAGATGATGGATATGACATGTGGTCCATAATTGTCATTGAGAGAGATATAGCGCCATGTCAGCAATCCCTGTTTGGTAATGGTGCAAAGGTAAATTATGATCGGGAATTTAAAGTTGGGGGTGCTGATTTCAGGGATTGGAAGTTTGAGGTTTGATCTGGACACCCTCTACCAGTTCAAGGTTAAAAACAAACTTTACTCAAAAAATAAGCGTCTTAGTTTTATCTAcattcggatgtatctagacatattttatctATACATACTTTAGTTGTAAGTACATCCGTATTTAGAAAAGATTGAGACACTTATTTTTTTAGACCGAGGGAGTATGATTTTAATTGCTTTCTCGGTTAAAAAAAATATATGCGTGTTTTTCTGCGTAGTAGATTCGTTTATTTTAGGATAAGTATTTCGGATCGGACTATCAGAGGGAGTACTTAACTCCATATTACATCGTGACATGAAGATGgatgcatatgtttattttgaTGATGTATGAGAGTGTATATATAGTTTTTTCTTTCAAATGAGAATGAAGTATGACAAGATTTATTACAGAATAAACACCTACGCTCCCATACCATATCCTAAGTTAAAGGAAAACCTAATGACTTGTCTTTTTGGAAAGAACTCATAAGAGTTAAATATAATTTCTTTTTTTAATCTAGGGGCGCTTTAAGATATCCGTTTTGGGAGGATAGTTGGTAAGGGGATAAGCCTTTAGCTCAACAATACACATCCCTTTAATATAGTTCAACATAAAGATGTTACAATGGCAAATTTCATGTCGGTGTTTCTTCTAAATATAGCTTTTAGAAGAATATTATCCCTGGATAAATGGAATATATGAATCCATTTGGTTCAACGCTTCATGGACATAAATCTTTCTCTTAATAATGATAGGTTCACTTGGAATTTAACATCTTCAGGTGAGTTCACGGCAAAATCAATGTATCTTGATTTTTTTAATGGGCAGACTAGATATCTTCGTAAATATATTTGAAATTCTAAATGTTGTATTTGTGACAAATATGAAAcaatataatatttttttgacTACCTGTTAGCTAAAATTATTTGGAGGATCACTCACATGTCCTTCGGCATTTCTCCGCCAAAGCTATGTCTCCATGAATTGGA contains:
- the LOC124663667 gene encoding peamaclein-like, translating into MTGSKNKPSGSRALQVALLVVLLVAASRLQACDAAPGFCASKCAVRCGKGKGKGPACMKHCGQCCVECACVPAATGRIDDCPCYRDMLTAGPRKRPKCP